From the genome of Erythrobacter litoralis, one region includes:
- a CDS encoding primosomal protein N': MNRVRILVLNAALGPLDYTVPEGVDAVPGSVVIAPLGPRRVTGIVWDEGRLPGTEVPAEKLRPLLGLVPVPPLAEPLRRLVEWTADYYCAAMASVARMVLSSGGALGGPTTTTEYRLAGGEPAGRLTAQRRQALDRLAGEQGTIRELASAAEVSEGVLRGMVGAGLIEPVEVAIDRPYPLADPDHDVPSLSPDQSEVAGRLVEAVRAQAFAPFLLDGVTGSGKTETYFEPVAEALRMGRQVLVLLPEIALTENFLARFEDRFGAAPVLWHSSLKSTERRRAWRAIAQGSAQVVVGARSALFLPYADLGLIVVDEAHEISFKQDDGVRYNARDVSVMRARFEGLPVVLASATPALESLHMAEIGVYERLELPSRFGGAQLPDIHILDLTREKPPRGRWLAQPLVDRLAQRLERGEQSLLFLNRRGYAPLTLCRNCGHRFKCPHCSAWLVEHRLSARLACHHCGLETQVPEACPECGEGDCLVACGPGVERIADEVAELFPEARVAVATSDTLGSPERAAQFIAEAEAKAIDVIVGTQLVTKGFHFPDLTLVGVVDADLGLEGGDLRAAERTYQQVAQVAGRAGRGSKPGEVLIQTRHKDAPVIAALADGDRDAFYAAETEARRDAGAPPFGRWAAIILSSEDEKEAREAAIRLGDVRPHQGDLMILGPAPAPLALLRGRYRYRFLVNAWRSANLQAALRDWIGRAEFAPGVRVGIDIDPYSFV; this comes from the coding sequence ATGAACCGCGTCCGTATCCTCGTCCTCAACGCAGCGCTCGGCCCGCTCGACTATACCGTGCCCGAAGGCGTGGACGCGGTGCCGGGCAGCGTGGTGATCGCGCCATTGGGGCCGCGAAGGGTGACGGGGATCGTGTGGGACGAAGGCCGTCTTCCGGGAACGGAAGTCCCGGCGGAGAAATTGCGCCCGCTGCTCGGCCTCGTGCCGGTCCCGCCGCTCGCCGAGCCGCTGCGCCGCCTTGTCGAATGGACCGCCGATTATTACTGCGCCGCCATGGCGAGCGTCGCGCGCATGGTGCTTTCGAGCGGCGGGGCGCTGGGCGGGCCGACGACGACGACCGAATACCGGCTGGCAGGTGGCGAACCGGCGGGAAGGCTTACCGCCCAGCGCAGGCAGGCGCTCGACAGGCTGGCAGGAGAACAGGGCACGATCCGCGAACTCGCGAGCGCCGCCGAAGTCTCCGAAGGCGTGCTGCGCGGCATGGTGGGCGCCGGGCTGATCGAACCGGTCGAAGTCGCGATCGACCGCCCCTACCCCCTCGCCGATCCCGACCATGACGTGCCCAGCCTCTCCCCCGACCAGAGCGAAGTCGCCGGGCGGCTGGTCGAAGCGGTGCGCGCGCAGGCATTCGCTCCCTTCCTGCTCGACGGGGTCACGGGTTCGGGCAAGACCGAAACCTATTTCGAACCCGTCGCCGAGGCTCTGCGCATGGGCCGGCAGGTGCTCGTCCTCCTGCCCGAAATCGCGCTCACCGAAAATTTCCTCGCCCGGTTCGAGGACCGTTTCGGCGCGGCCCCGGTGCTGTGGCATTCGTCATTGAAATCGACAGAGCGCCGCCGGGCATGGCGCGCGATTGCGCAAGGGTCCGCTCAGGTCGTCGTCGGCGCACGTTCGGCTCTGTTCCTGCCCTATGCCGATCTCGGCCTGATCGTCGTCGACGAGGCGCACGAGATCAGTTTCAAGCAGGATGACGGCGTGCGCTACAACGCCCGCGACGTGTCGGTGATGCGCGCCCGGTTCGAAGGCCTGCCCGTGGTCCTCGCCAGCGCCACGCCCGCGCTCGAAAGCCTGCACATGGCGGAAATCGGCGTCTACGAGCGCCTCGAATTGCCGAGCCGGTTCGGCGGCGCGCAATTGCCCGACATCCACATCCTCGACCTCACCCGCGAAAAGCCGCCGCGCGGGCGCTGGCTGGCGCAGCCGCTGGTCGACAGGTTGGCGCAGCGGCTGGAGCGCGGCGAACAGTCGCTGCTGTTCCTCAACCGCCGCGGCTATGCCCCGCTGACCCTGTGCCGCAATTGCGGGCACCGTTTCAAATGCCCCCATTGCAGCGCGTGGCTGGTCGAACACCGCCTGTCCGCGCGCCTTGCCTGTCACCATTGCGGGCTGGAGACGCAGGTGCCCGAGGCCTGCCCCGAATGCGGCGAGGGCGATTGCCTCGTCGCCTGCGGGCCGGGGGTGGAGCGGATCGCCGATGAAGTGGCCGAGCTGTTCCCCGAAGCGCGCGTCGCGGTCGCGACCTCCGACACGCTCGGTTCGCCAGAACGCGCAGCGCAATTCATCGCCGAGGCGGAGGCGAAGGCGATCGACGTGATCGTCGGCACGCAGCTCGTCACCAAGGGGTTCCATTTTCCCGACCTCACGCTGGTCGGCGTGGTCGATGCCGATCTCGGCCTCGAAGGCGGAGACCTGCGAGCGGCCGAGCGGACCTATCAGCAGGTAGCCCAGGTCGCCGGGCGCGCCGGACGCGGGAGCAAGCCGGGCGAAGTGCTGATCCAGACCCGCCACAAGGACGCGCCGGTCATCGCCGCGCTGGCGGACGGGGACCGCGACGCATTCTACGCCGCCGAGACCGAGGCCCGGCGCGATGCGGGCGCCCCGCCCTTCGGTCGCTGGGCAGCGATCATCCTGTCTTCGGAAGACGAGAAGGAAGCGCGCGAGGCCGCGATCCGGCTCGGCGACGTTCGCCCGCATCAGGGGGACCTCATGATCCTCGGCCCTGCCCCCGCCCCGCTCGCGCTGCTCAGGGGCCGTTATCGCTACCGTTTCCTCGTCAATGCATGGCGCAGCGCGAACCTGCAGGCGGCGCTGCGCGACTGGATCGGGCGGGCCGAATTCGCCCCCGGCGTGCGGGTCGGCATCGACATCGACCCCTATTCCTTCGTCTGA
- a CDS encoding DUF2490 domain-containing protein → MTLDASLRLRDDAVRGGDERQARITLERKIADGVFLGGGAGVWEGDGGFTEFRPHQQLIVIREPLLTRTRLEQRVFDGADRVEIRFRQQVQLAQGVAPRTQAVVSGEWLRLLQKRCDDPMLFRTEWAGRAALVTQVGERMFLGAAYIAILEPRRGFPDRLAHVPQVTVDFVF, encoded by the coding sequence GTGACGCTCGATGCGAGCCTTCGCCTGCGCGATGACGCGGTGCGCGGCGGGGACGAACGCCAGGCGCGCATCACCCTTGAGCGCAAGATCGCCGACGGCGTCTTTCTCGGTGGGGGTGCCGGCGTCTGGGAAGGCGACGGCGGCTTCACCGAGTTTCGCCCGCACCAGCAACTGATCGTCATTCGCGAGCCCCTGCTCACCCGAACCCGGCTCGAACAGCGCGTGTTCGACGGCGCCGACCGGGTCGAGATCCGCTTTCGCCAGCAGGTCCAGCTGGCGCAGGGCGTTGCGCCGCGCACGCAGGCGGTCGTCTCGGGCGAATGGCTGCGGCTGCTGCAGAAGCGGTGTGACGATCCGATGCTTTTCCGCACCGAATGGGCCGGACGCGCGGCGCTGGTGACGCAGGTCGGCGAACGCATGTTCCTGGGCGCCGCCTATATCGCGATCCTCGAGCCGCGCCGGGGCTTTCCCGACCGGCTCGCCCATGTCCCGCAGGTGACGGTGGATTTCGTGTTCTAG
- a CDS encoding glutathione S-transferase family protein encodes MRLFLFQSPLPALGRRASGPRPKGRHTILTIHHLRISQSERIVWLCEELGLDYELKLYDRDPETRLAPPELKAIHPMQIAPVIEDGDVKLGESGAIVEYIVGRYAPDSDLVPGPDDPDFADHLYWFHFANATFMTNGMMQIAVGFVGAEMPAPLMKRVTNAWDQIERRLGEADYFGGRRLTTADIMMVFQLTTSRAFREQPIDDRPNLKAYLKRIGARDAYQRAMAKAEPGFPPKLD; translated from the coding sequence TTGCGGCTTTTCCTTTTCCAATCCCCCCTGCCTGCCCTAGGACGGCGCGCGAGCGGGCCTCGGCCCAAGGGGAGACACACCATTCTTACGATCCATCACCTTCGCATCTCGCAATCCGAACGCATCGTCTGGCTGTGCGAGGAACTGGGGCTCGACTACGAGCTCAAGCTTTATGACCGTGATCCCGAAACGCGGCTCGCCCCGCCTGAATTGAAAGCGATCCATCCGATGCAGATCGCGCCGGTGATCGAGGACGGCGACGTGAAACTCGGGGAAAGCGGGGCGATCGTCGAATACATCGTCGGCAGATACGCGCCCGACAGCGATCTTGTCCCCGGCCCCGACGACCCGGATTTCGCCGATCATCTCTACTGGTTCCACTTCGCCAATGCGACTTTCATGACCAATGGCATGATGCAGATCGCGGTCGGTTTCGTCGGGGCAGAGATGCCCGCGCCGCTGATGAAGCGGGTGACCAATGCGTGGGACCAGATCGAGCGGCGGCTGGGCGAAGCGGACTATTTCGGCGGCCGCCGGCTGACGACGGCCGACATCATGATGGTCTTTCAATTGACCACCAGCCGCGCCTTTCGCGAACAGCCGATCGACGACAGGCCCAATCTCAAGGCCTATCTGAAGCGCATCGGCGCGCGCGATGCCTACCAGCGGGCAATGGCCAAGGCAGAGCCGGGTTTCCCGCCCAAGCTCGATTGA
- a CDS encoding cryptochrome/photolyase family protein: MPEPHDQPILVPVLGDQLTRTLASLRGRTKDDTVILIMEVWDEATYVKHHKQKIVLIFSAMRHFAKELREAGWTVDYVKLTDEGNSGSFTGEVARAVERHDPRAIHVTEAGEWRVQQGIEEWPDKFACEVEIFPDDRFLCPIADFRDWAEGRKHLTMEHFYREMRRKTGLLMGEDGKPVGGDWNYDSENRQPPKEGMDPPAAPDFEPDAITREVIELVDETFGDHFGDIEPFRWPVTSDEAQKAADAFFAHRIEKFGPYQDAMVHGQDDLYHSMLSTSLNCGLLDPLEMCRRAEQAYEDGRAPLNSVEGFIRQIIGWREYVRGFYWLLMPGLESDNALNAQRALPEFFWTGETDMRCLADCIRSTREDAHAHHIQRLMVLGNFCLLAGIDPRAVQDWYLVVYADAYQWVELPNVSGMILYADGGRLATKPYAASGNYINKMSDYCRECRYSVSKKTGEDACPFNPLYWHFMDRYRERLESNHRVGRIYATWDRMGEDKQRAYLDTAQGFLDSLTPARKGWARADD, from the coding sequence ATGCCCGAACCACACGACCAGCCGATCCTCGTTCCCGTCCTCGGCGACCAGTTGACCCGCACCCTCGCGAGCCTGCGCGGCCGGACCAAGGACGACACTGTCATCCTGATAATGGAGGTCTGGGACGAGGCGACCTATGTGAAGCACCACAAGCAGAAGATCGTCCTCATTTTCTCGGCCATGCGCCATTTCGCGAAGGAGCTGCGCGAGGCCGGATGGACGGTCGATTACGTGAAGCTCACAGATGAGGGCAATTCGGGCAGCTTCACCGGCGAGGTCGCCCGCGCGGTCGAACGCCATGATCCGCGCGCGATCCATGTCACCGAGGCGGGCGAATGGCGGGTCCAGCAAGGCATCGAGGAATGGCCGGACAAGTTCGCCTGCGAGGTCGAGATCTTTCCCGACGACCGATTCCTGTGCCCCATCGCCGATTTCCGCGACTGGGCCGAGGGGCGCAAGCACCTCACGATGGAGCATTTCTACCGCGAGATGCGGCGAAAGACCGGGCTGCTGATGGGCGAGGACGGCAAGCCCGTGGGGGGCGACTGGAACTATGACAGCGAGAACCGCCAGCCGCCCAAGGAGGGCATGGACCCGCCCGCAGCCCCCGATTTCGAACCCGATGCCATCACCCGCGAGGTGATCGAGCTCGTCGACGAGACCTTCGGCGACCATTTCGGCGATATCGAACCCTTCCGCTGGCCCGTCACCTCCGACGAGGCACAAAAGGCCGCCGACGCCTTCTTCGCCCACAGGATCGAGAAATTCGGCCCCTACCAGGACGCGATGGTGCACGGGCAGGACGACCTTTATCACTCGATGCTCTCGACCAGCCTCAATTGCGGCCTGCTCGATCCGCTCGAGATGTGCCGCCGCGCCGAGCAGGCCTATGAGGACGGCCGCGCACCGCTCAATTCGGTCGAGGGCTTCATCCGCCAGATCATCGGCTGGCGCGAATATGTTCGCGGCTTCTACTGGCTGCTGATGCCGGGGCTTGAAAGCGACAACGCCCTCAATGCCCAGCGCGCGCTGCCCGAATTCTTCTGGACCGGCGAGACCGACATGCGCTGCCTTGCCGACTGCATCCGCTCCACCCGCGAGGACGCCCATGCGCACCACATCCAGCGGCTGATGGTGCTCGGCAATTTCTGCCTGCTTGCAGGGATCGATCCGCGCGCGGTGCAGGACTGGTATCTCGTCGTCTATGCCGACGCCTATCAATGGGTCGAACTGCCCAATGTCTCTGGCATGATCCTTTATGCCGACGGCGGCAGGCTCGCGACCAAGCCCTATGCGGCGTCGGGCAATTACATCAACAAGATGTCGGATTACTGCCGCGAATGCCGCTATTCGGTCAGCAAGAAGACCGGCGAGGATGCCTGCCCGTTCAACCCGCTCTACTGGCATTTCATGGACCGCTACCGCGAACGGCTGGAAAGCAATCACCGCGTCGGGCGGATCTATGCGACCTGGGACCGGATGGGAGAGGACAAGCAGCGCGCCTATCTCGATACCGCACAGGGCTTTCTCGACAGCCTGACCCCGGCGCGAAAGGGCTGGGCGCGGGCCGACGACTGA
- a CDS encoding DUF4142 domain-containing protein: MTDHTTTGTNRTQEAGGVKHTLNKAVDAAGGMVGQAGAATTDKAPDFVESAAISDMYEIQSSRIALDRTQNPAVREAAQKMIDDHTDSSAKLETAVQQSPKVETSNVPNELDKRREKMIEHLREAPADAFDRTYLKQQVMAHEEATKLMHTYRDDGDCQVLRSFATEVSPVIESHLDHMKRLETSMPR, encoded by the coding sequence ATGACCGACCACACGACCACTGGCACCAACCGCACGCAGGAAGCAGGCGGCGTCAAGCACACGCTCAACAAGGCCGTCGATGCGGCCGGCGGAATGGTGGGGCAAGCGGGAGCCGCGACCACCGACAAGGCGCCCGATTTCGTCGAAAGCGCCGCGATCAGCGACATGTACGAAATCCAATCGAGCCGCATCGCGCTCGATCGGACGCAGAACCCGGCCGTGCGCGAAGCGGCGCAGAAAATGATCGACGATCACACCGACAGCTCGGCCAAGCTCGAGACCGCGGTGCAGCAATCGCCGAAGGTCGAAACGTCGAACGTGCCGAACGAACTCGACAAGCGCCGCGAGAAGATGATCGAACACCTGCGCGAGGCGCCCGCCGATGCATTCGACCGGACCTATCTCAAGCAGCAGGTCATGGCGCACGAAGAGGCGACGAAGCTGATGCACACCTATCGCGACGACGGCGATTGCCAGGTCCTGCGCAGTTTCGCGACCGAGGTTTCACCGGTGATCGAGAGCCATCTCGACCACATGAAACGGCTGGAGACCAGTATGCCGCGCTGA
- a CDS encoding F0F1 ATP synthase subunit delta, with translation MDISAGIQASLAGRYAAALFELASENGTVTAVERDLETLRQALAESPELRGVTSTPQLSRGAQGEAIAGVAKYLGLSDLTTNFLGVLAENRRLSKLTDMITAFKAIAAAQRGEVSAKVTSAHPLSDEQLARLKDKLTAREGRTVMLTADVNPDLLGGLVVTIGSQRIDASIRTRLNSLSQAMKA, from the coding sequence GTGGATATTTCCGCCGGTATACAGGCCAGCCTAGCGGGGCGTTATGCCGCTGCCCTTTTCGAACTGGCGAGCGAGAATGGCACCGTCACCGCCGTCGAGCGTGATCTCGAAACGCTCCGGCAGGCGCTCGCCGAATCGCCGGAGCTGCGCGGAGTGACCAGCACTCCGCAGCTCTCGCGCGGGGCACAGGGCGAAGCGATCGCGGGCGTCGCGAAGTATCTCGGCCTGTCCGATCTCACCACGAATTTCCTCGGCGTGCTGGCGGAAAACCGCCGCCTCTCGAAGCTCACCGACATGATCACCGCGTTCAAGGCCATCGCCGCCGCCCAGCGTGGCGAAGTCAGCGCCAAGGTCACCAGCGCGCATCCGCTTTCGGACGAACAGCTCGCCAGGCTCAAGGATAAGCTGACCGCGCGCGAAGGCCGCACAGTCATGCTCACCGCCGACGTCAATCCGGACCTGCTCGGCGGTCTCGTCGTCACGATCGGTTCGCAGCGCATCGACGCCTCGATCCGCACCCGTCTCAACTCGCTTTCGCAGGCCATGAAGGCCTAA
- a CDS encoding S1 family peptidase, which yields MNDSLAISRLLRRAATAFAALVLAAALAVPVAPLSAPARADAGDIEAAARGVVRVVLIARDGEELVPVTHGSGFAVTPTMIVTNAHVIREALQDDSLRIGIVPSEGDDGAYARAVAVSPRNDLALVEIVDGSLRLPPLTLSGEAQRGLGEVSAVGYPMNVDLAQGLELGDIFRAQPPVKSRGFLSGERPSRQFDTILHTAPIARGNSGGPLLDACGRVLGVNSFGADSNGSDAEFYFAVSLRELIPFLRANEIDPRVNALPCRSIDDLNAAERARFDAQRAEARAKLQAREQELRETRDKARIAALLAVSEERENAMAIAAVLLLMGGGAGFMAAQFRRRALTGEASQTPALLVAGLAGAALIGAVLVWITRPGFAEVEDRVAAAMEAQGAASGAGEDEGAGPPASLARDGTLICSLVPDRSRIVTARTDDVQFDWAGDGCVNSRTQYGLMDGEWTRVFVPDDEEAVAINIYDPDSRTFRTDRYLLGREAMAEARRVRDAYDPPACGLTDSGRIVAEQQSAVMALLPDRPNERLIFSCRPKGAGGSNTGG from the coding sequence ATGAACGATTCTCTGGCCATTTCCCGCCTGCTGCGCCGCGCCGCGACGGCGTTTGCAGCGCTCGTGCTGGCCGCTGCGCTCGCCGTGCCCGTGGCGCCTCTTTCAGCCCCGGCCCGCGCCGATGCCGGGGACATCGAAGCCGCCGCCCGCGGCGTCGTGCGGGTCGTGCTGATCGCGCGCGACGGGGAAGAGCTCGTGCCGGTCACCCATGGCAGCGGCTTTGCCGTCACGCCGACGATGATCGTCACCAATGCCCATGTCATTCGCGAAGCGCTGCAGGACGACAGCCTGCGCATCGGCATCGTCCCGAGCGAAGGCGATGACGGGGCCTATGCCCGCGCCGTCGCCGTGTCCCCGCGCAACGATCTCGCGCTGGTCGAAATCGTCGACGGCTCGCTGCGCCTGCCGCCGTTGACCCTGTCGGGCGAAGCGCAGCGCGGGCTCGGCGAGGTTTCGGCGGTCGGTTATCCGATGAATGTTGACCTCGCGCAGGGACTTGAACTGGGCGACATCTTCCGCGCCCAGCCGCCGGTCAAGAGCCGCGGCTTTCTATCGGGCGAACGACCGAGCAGGCAGTTCGACACGATCCTCCACACCGCCCCGATCGCGCGCGGCAATTCGGGCGGGCCGCTTCTCGATGCCTGCGGGCGGGTTCTGGGGGTGAATTCCTTCGGCGCGGATTCGAACGGGTCGGATGCGGAATTCTACTTCGCGGTCTCGCTGCGCGAACTCATCCCCTTCCTGCGCGCGAACGAGATCGACCCCCGGGTCAATGCCCTGCCCTGCCGCTCGATCGACGACCTGAACGCGGCAGAGCGCGCCCGCTTCGACGCCCAGCGGGCCGAGGCACGGGCGAAACTGCAGGCGCGCGAGCAGGAGCTGCGCGAAACCCGTGACAAGGCGCGGATCGCCGCGCTGCTGGCGGTGAGCGAGGAACGCGAGAACGCGATGGCGATCGCCGCGGTGCTGCTGCTCATGGGCGGCGGCGCGGGCTTCATGGCGGCGCAGTTCCGGCGCAGGGCGCTCACCGGCGAAGCCAGCCAGACCCCGGCGCTTCTCGTCGCCGGCCTTGCGGGTGCCGCGCTGATCGGCGCGGTGCTGGTCTGGATCACGCGCCCCGGCTTCGCGGAGGTCGAGGACCGCGTCGCCGCGGCGATGGAGGCGCAAGGCGCCGCTTCGGGCGCGGGGGAAGATGAAGGCGCCGGACCGCCCGCCAGCCTCGCGCGCGACGGGACGCTGATCTGCTCGCTGGTCCCGGACCGCAGCCGCATCGTGACCGCGCGCACCGACGACGTACAGTTCGACTGGGCCGGCGACGGCTGCGTCAATTCGCGGACGCAATATGGCCTGATGGATGGCGAATGGACCCGCGTCTTCGTTCCCGATGACGAGGAAGCGGTCGCGATCAACATCTACGATCCCGACAGCCGGACCTTCCGCACCGACCGCTACCTCCTAGGGCGCGAGGCGATGGCCGAAGCGCGCCGGGTGCGCGACGCCTACGACCCGCCGGCCTGCGGACTGACCGATTCCGGGCGGATCGTCGCCGAGCAGCAATCGGCGGTGATGGCGCTCCTGCCCGACCGCCCGAACGAACGGCTGATCTTTTCGTGCAGGCCCAAGGGCGCCGGCGGCTCAAACACCGGCGGGTAA
- a CDS encoding DUF2490 domain-containing protein, which translates to MKHLPMERARIRVAALIACCAAAWQPSIARAADENTQLWLIGAVRTDLGEDTHATLDGSLRLREDARGGDEKTIRLTLEQEVADNVLAGGGAGVWDTETGETEVRIFQQLTITRGAFAARTRLEERIFDGADRVELRFRQRMQYTLELSGSVSASLDGEWLHLVQTRDRLGPQYRDQFRSRAAVTADLGNGLTAGIAYLAIYDQRGAARDRYAHVPQVSLDWRF; encoded by the coding sequence ATGAAACACCTGCCTATGGAACGGGCCCGTATACGTGTCGCCGCGCTGATTGCCTGCTGCGCTGCCGCTTGGCAACCGTCGATCGCGCGGGCCGCGGACGAGAACACGCAGCTCTGGCTGATCGGCGCGGTGCGGACCGATCTCGGCGAGGATACGCATGCCACGCTCGACGGTTCGCTGCGCCTGCGCGAGGATGCACGCGGCGGGGACGAAAAGACCATCCGCCTCACGCTCGAACAGGAAGTCGCCGACAATGTCCTTGCAGGGGGCGGCGCAGGGGTGTGGGACACCGAGACCGGCGAAACCGAGGTGCGGATCTTCCAGCAGCTGACGATAACGCGCGGCGCGTTCGCCGCCCGCACGCGGCTGGAGGAACGCATCTTCGACGGCGCCGACCGGGTCGAGCTGCGCTTTCGCCAGAGGATGCAATACACTCTCGAACTTTCGGGCAGCGTGAGCGCGAGCCTCGACGGCGAATGGCTCCACCTCGTCCAGACGCGCGACCGGCTCGGCCCCCAATATCGCGACCAGTTCCGCAGCCGGGCGGCAGTGACCGCGGACCTCGGCAACGGCCTCACCGCAGGGATCGCCTATCTCGCGATATACGACCAGCGCGGGGCGGCACGCGATCGCTATGCCCATGTCCCGCAGGTCTCGCTCGACTGGCGCTTCTGA
- a CDS encoding methylated-DNA--[protein]-cysteine S-methyltransferase — translation MTRHWRSRSIGWQVRSTSLGPVLLAASENGICCLAFEDSENGLQRRFSGAQLMPAGARERALFDRAVAAIDQPGEDARSIPLDVHGTAFQHRVWEELRRIPPGQTRSYGELAAALGQPGAARAVGGANGANRVAVLIPCHRVIAADGGLGGYAYGEAIKRELLRRERGD, via the coding sequence GTGACACGGCACTGGCGATCCCGGTCGATCGGCTGGCAGGTGCGCTCCACCTCGCTCGGGCCGGTGCTGCTCGCCGCCAGCGAAAACGGGATTTGCTGCCTTGCTTTCGAAGACAGCGAAAACGGCCTGCAACGCCGCTTTTCGGGAGCGCAGCTCATGCCAGCCGGTGCGCGCGAGCGCGCGCTGTTCGACCGCGCCGTGGCCGCGATCGACCAGCCCGGCGAAGACGCGCGCTCGATCCCGCTCGACGTGCATGGCACCGCTTTCCAGCACCGTGTGTGGGAGGAACTGCGCCGAATACCGCCGGGCCAAACGCGCTCCTACGGCGAACTCGCCGCTGCCCTGGGCCAGCCGGGCGCGGCGCGTGCGGTGGGCGGGGCGAACGGAGCAAACCGGGTCGCGGTGCTGATCCCCTGCCACCGGGTGATCGCGGCCGACGGGGGCCTTGGCGGCTATGCCTATGGCGAGGCGATCAAGCGCGAATTGCTGCGCCGCGAACGGGGCGATTGA
- a CDS encoding CHAD domain-containing protein, with protein MTYSFDTPCRVEQQVRAIADYQIGAALGELDRDEEDREDIVHDVRLRCKKLRGLIRLVRPAFAGYKAENAAFRHIAHLFEDMRDAKVMQDTYDALIAAFEDQVDRSAFASVRREMTSRRKAVLARADWDALRGKAREALVEARDRARGWSLEAEGWDAIEDGLAKTHKRAVKAMDRAVRDPTGPNHHEWRKRAKYHWYHTRLLKHAFPQALKPRAATIKDLCDMLGDHHDMHVFIETLEGEPGAFGEAETIALLRAMAERRSEELENEARALGDRLFAEGTGALTARIGAYWSAWETQAQPADAA; from the coding sequence ATGACCTATTCCTTCGACACGCCGTGCCGGGTCGAGCAGCAGGTCCGCGCGATCGCCGATTACCAGATCGGCGCAGCGCTCGGTGAGCTGGATCGGGACGAGGAAGACCGCGAGGACATCGTCCATGACGTGCGCCTGCGGTGCAAGAAGCTGCGCGGGCTCATCCGCCTCGTGCGGCCCGCCTTCGCCGGTTACAAGGCCGAGAACGCCGCCTTTCGCCACATCGCCCACCTGTTCGAGGACATGCGCGATGCCAAGGTCATGCAGGACACCTATGATGCGCTGATCGCCGCCTTCGAGGACCAGGTCGACCGCAGCGCCTTCGCCAGCGTGCGGCGCGAGATGACGAGCCGGCGCAAGGCCGTGCTCGCCCGCGCGGACTGGGATGCGCTGCGCGGCAAGGCGCGCGAGGCCCTTGTCGAAGCGCGCGATCGGGCGCGCGGCTGGAGCCTTGAGGCCGAAGGGTGGGACGCGATCGAAGACGGGCTCGCCAAGACGCACAAGCGCGCGGTGAAGGCGATGGACAGGGCCGTGCGCGATCCCACCGGCCCCAACCACCACGAATGGCGCAAGCGGGCGAAATACCACTGGTATCACACGCGCCTTCTCAAACATGCCTTCCCGCAGGCGCTCAAGCCGCGCGCGGCGACGATCAAGGACCTGTGCGACATGCTGGGCGACCATCACGACATGCATGTCTTCATCGAGACGCTCGAGGGCGAACCGGGCGCATTCGGCGAAGCGGAGACGATCGCGCTGCTTCGCGCCATGGCCGAGCGCCGCAGCGAGGAACTCGAAAACGAGGCGCGGGCGCTCGGCGACAGGCTGTTCGCCGAAGGAACGGGCGCCCTCACCGCGCGGATTGGTGCGTATTGGTCGGCCTGGGAAACGCAGGCGCAGCCGGCCGACGCCGCCTGA
- a CDS encoding DUF4197 domain-containing protein codes for MVSAPSTNLSRRSALRAGGVAALALVLPACATYPGYSLTEAVRRLLLQASENAFYRLTEPGGYWDERIASAGLGDTLGVRGDVLTRILTSTLFKRRLEDAFADLAIEASFRAAPIVTDAVRVIGIANAVDLVRGGPRAATQALRGELGGRLIEEMVPELGEAIRVASDPLVAELLNAATGTDIGGVAQRLAGEVDAAIWAEIGNEEAAIRADPGATGEPVLIGVFGAGGRV; via the coding sequence ATGGTCTCTGCCCCCTCGACCAACCTGTCGCGCCGCAGCGCCCTTCGCGCAGGCGGCGTCGCCGCGCTCGCGCTGGTGCTGCCGGCCTGCGCCACCTATCCCGGCTACAGCCTGACCGAGGCAGTCCGCAGGCTGCTCCTTCAGGCGAGCGAGAACGCCTTCTATCGCCTGACCGAGCCGGGCGGATACTGGGACGAACGGATCGCGAGCGCCGGGCTCGGCGATACGCTTGGCGTGCGCGGCGACGTGCTGACCCGCATCCTCACCTCGACCCTGTTCAAGCGGCGGCTCGAGGATGCCTTTGCCGACCTCGCCATCGAAGCCTCTTTCCGCGCCGCGCCGATCGTGACCGATGCGGTGCGGGTGATCGGGATCGCCAATGCGGTCGATCTCGTGCGCGGCGGGCCGCGCGCCGCAACGCAGGCGCTGCGCGGTGAACTCGGCGGCAGGCTGATCGAGGAAATGGTCCCCGAACTGGGCGAGGCGATCCGCGTCGCTTCCGATCCGCTCGTCGCCGAATTGCTGAACGCCGCGACCGGGACGGACATCGGCGGCGTGGCGCAGCGGCTGGCAGGCGAGGTCGACGCGGCGATCTGGGCCGAGATCGGCAACGAGGAAGCCGCGATTCGCGCCGATCCGGGTGCGACGGGCGAGCCGGTCCTGATCGGAGTGTTCGGCGCGGGCGGCCGCGTGTGA